TGACCCAATGGTTGGCCCACTTCAAAACAATGGCGGATTGACTGAAACGCACGAATTGCTGGAAGGCTCGTTGGCGTATAATGCCGGTGATCCTGCAGATTTATTCAATGATCAAATTGAGCAAGCTGTATTTGGAGGAATCCGTGATATTGGAGCCTTTGAAGCCCAAACGATTTTACTTTCTGTGGATGATATTACCGAAGGAGGAAGTGGAATTGTAATCTATCCAAACCCATCCAGAGGTTTTGCAACAGCTAAAATTCCAGCAACGTTTGGAAACAATTTACAAATTGTAATTATGGAATTAGGTTCTGGAAAAATAGTTCGTGAACTCAGAGGTACTGTCGGTGAAACCGATTTAGATTTCAGTAGTTATGCGAATGGAGTTTATATAATAAAAGTTATTTCTGAGACTTCAACTTCTACCCATAGGTTGATTTTATCAAAATAATTGTTTGTTTGAATTTAATTATTTTGAAAAGCCCTTTCCTTAACAGGAAAGGGTTTTTTAATTTCGCTCCCGATGGTTGAAGCTATACACATAACCAAAGCTGAGCTCTGTAAAGTCTGCTTGTCCCAAATTGGCATTCAGGTGCGCACCCAAATAAAAATTATTTTTCGGGGCCTTTTCCATTCCTATTAAATAATATTTAAGCCCCAAACGGGAAGATATACGATGTTTTCTTTTATAGCTGCCGTCCAGCTCGCCCAAAACCCAAGTTTGTGAAATTTCCCTTGGCGTATTATCCCAGCCTTCGTTTATACGCCATTCCAGTTTATAGGCAGGTTTATGTAGATTGTAACCCAGTTGTAGGTCAATACCCACGTGGTTTAGGAATATTTCACCGTGGAGGCTAATCCCTAAATTTGTAGCGTAGTACCACGGATCACTTCTAAAATAATCAAACTCTCTACCTGCCTGCACCAAGGATTCATTTCCATTTATATAATCGTAATAATGCTGGTAAAAGCGATAATAAAAGCCAAGGCCTATTTTAAATGTATTATTATATACGCGACCATATTCACCAGCAATTGTATATACATTTCTTTTATCGTTAAAAGCCAAAGCAAAAACGTTTTGACCTAATCCCCCACGCACTGCTACATAATTATAAACAGTATTTTTATACACTGGAAGATTTCCTTCAGAAACAATTTCAGGGTGTTTTAAAGGGTTCTTTATAGCTGCCGAAAGACTCACCAAAAATGAATTATATCCTTGGTTTAGCAAACGCGTATGTCCGTTTGAATGGTGTGAATACCCCAGCCCCAATCGCCAATCCAAATTTTTGTTTGAAAGAAATTGATAATAAAGATACATTCGGAATGCCCAGGTAATGTCTGTAGTCACCGCTTGGTTTTGAGGGTTTGTTGCGGCGTCAAATTTTTTCGTGAAATAAGATGCGCCCATTCCTGTCAATACGCTCCATTTTTCACTTTTAAAGGCTTTAAATTCTATAAAAGGCATAGCAGTTAATGCAAACCCCAAACTGTCCAGATTTCCAAAATCCGTTATTCCAATAGAAATACCCGTTTTAGGATTTTTCAAGCGTTGTGCCCATTGTTGCGGATTGTTTATATGATGGCGTCCAAAATTGAAAATTAATTGTTTTTGTAATTCAGTATCGGGAAAGCCATCATTAGCTTCCATCGTAAGGCCCAAAAGAATTTCAGGAGTAAAAGTAAATGCACTTTTTTTCCAATTGCTATCGGTTTGAGCAAAGGAGAAAAAGGTTATGCCAAGAAGCAATAGGGTTAGTTGTTGTTTCATTTGGTGCTGCAAGTAACAATTTCCTACTTAATTTTAAAAATTTAAAACTTACATTCGTTGTAAATCTTCATAATCTCAATGGAAAAAATAGATAATTTTATTAGTGAACTGGCTTCTTTTGCTTGGGGTTTGCCGCTATTAGTAATTTTGATTGGCGGCGGGTTGTATCTTTTAATCAGGATTAAATTTTTACCATTTCGGTATTTGGGTCATGCTTTCGCAGTACTTCGCGGAAAATATGACAATGAAAATGATGCTGGTGAAATTACTCATTTTCAGGCCTTGACCACTGCACTTTCGGCCACCGTGGGAATGGGCAATATTGCGGGAGTCGCTGTGGCCATTGCTATTGGAGGGCCCGGAGCCGTATTTTGGATGTGGGTAAGTGCTATAATTGGGATGTCAACTAAATTTTTTACTGCCACGCTAGCCATTCTTTATAGGGGAAAAGATAGTGACGGAAAAATACAAGGAGGCCCTATGTATTTTATTACTGAAGGATTGGGGAAAAAGTGGATGCCCTTGGCAATTCTTTTCAGTGTGGCAGGACTGGTGGGTGCTTTGCCTGTATTTAATGTAAACCAACTTACGCAGGCAATTAACGATATTCTTTTAAAACCCGCCGGACTTTACCATGGTTTTAAAACAGATTTAATTGTAGGCCTTGTATTGGCCACTCTAACGGCAATTGTAATTTTAGGCGGGTTGTCACGAATTAGCAAAACTGCTTCCAAAATGGTACCTGCAATGGTTGTGCTCTATTTTGCTTTGGTATTGATTATTCTCATCGTTCATATAGAAGTTGTACCATCCTATTTGGGACTGATTTTTACCGATGCATTTTCCGCAAGTTTTTATAAAGGAGATGCTTTTTTGGGTGGAGTTATTGGCGGAATTATTCTTTTGGGAATCCGTCGTGGTGCTTTCTCAAATGAAGCGGGGATAGGAACCGCGCCAATGGCGCACGGTGCGGCAAAAACCAATGAACCCATTCGGGAAGGTTTGGTGGCCATGCTGGGCCCAGCAATTGATACCCTAATAATTTGTACGCTTACTGCCCTGGCGATTTTGGTTACAGGCGTATGGCAAAGCAGTAATGCCAATGGGGTGAGCTTAACATCTTCAGCTTTTGAGGAAAGTATTCCTGTTTTTGGAAAATACGGTTTGTTGGCCTGTATTGCTATTTTCAGCATCTCATCACTTTTTTCCTATTCCTATTACGGCAGCAAGTGTATGTCTTTTTTATTTGGCGCCAAAAATAAGGGGATATATAACTATTTCTACATTTTGAGTATCCTGGTGGGGGCAACAACTTCGCTTAACATGATGATTAATTTGATTGATACTTTCTTTGCCTTAATGGCAATTCCCACGATGACAGCGACAATTATTCTAGCGCCAAAAGTTATAAATGAAGCGAAAATTTATTTTAAAAAATTGAAAGAGTATTAATGCAAACTATCCAATTTTCGGTTCACCAAGGCTGTGAACTTCTTCGCGCCATCAGGATTTAAATGGTTTTCGTTTAAAAAATCTCTTACACTAAATTGGACCGTATCGGTTTCCTTGTCCAAAAGTACTACGTTGTTGTATTTTTTTACAATTACTGAAAGAATGCTATCACGGCGGTGCACAATTTGTGGGTTTCTTTTTTTTAGATAAGTTTTATATAGGGGTATTGTAGAAATTATAACTTTCAAGTCCTTCGCTTTCATATAATCTAACATTTGGAATAGAAAAGTAGTGTTCGTTTTAAAAATATCTAGATTTTCGTGAGTATAAATTTTGAAATATTTATTATTTATTTCAGAAGTGTCATATTTTAATTTATGAAATGAACCATAATAATTATTGATGTTGAAACCAAATTCGTTTAACTGTTCTTGGTTCTCGCTCCCTTTATAAAAATAGTAGTCTTTTAATTTAGAGGAAAAATATCGAGGGTTGGAAAGATAGATGAGTTTATCATTAAAATATGTTTGTCTCTCAAAAGTATTGATTCCATAATAATTCAAGTAAATATTATTTTTCCAATAATTCTGTGAGTGATATGGTAACTCCAAGTGCATATATGAAACCTCGAATAATACATATTTTAGTTTTGGAAGCCTATCAATAACACCTTGTAGAATTAAAAAATCTTCTTTGTGATGCTGTGAGGCTGATGCAAGAGTAATAGCCCGCAACTGTAATAAAGAAGGATTGATACCACCCTTAACTTGGGAGGAACCCAGTGCAATAAATTCTATTTTAGAGGAATTTGATTCTAAATATTCACTCACTATCTTGTACGTTACTGGCAGTTGAAGGGCTAAAATTTCCAGAATACAATACATCACAATAACAGGAGTGAAAAAAAACATACAGTATTTTAAAAACTGCTGCAGTGATTTATTAAAATTGGAAATAGATAAAATCTTCTTTAAATCCGGCATATTGAAAAATTATAAAAATAAATATATAATATATAATCCATCGAAGAGGGCGTTTTATATTTTTATCCAGTTGACTGAATGGAAAATCCTTATTGCGAGTAAATATTTCCAGCGTAAGCATTAAAATTGTAAATGTTAAAAAAGAGCTGTTTACGATTAGACCAATTTCTCCACTTGGAATGAAACTAAAAATTCTATGAAGTATGATCCAAGCCTCGTTTATATTTAGACTTCTAAATAGCACAGCTGAAAAGATAAGTACGAGAATAAAAAATAGAGGTAATAGATAATTGCTTCTCTCTGAATTATGAAAAAGACTCGATTTCCTCTTCTTCGTTAAAGGAGTTCTTTCCAGAACAATCAAAAAGCCTTGAAAAGCCCCAAAAATCACAAAAGTCCAATCCGCCCCATGCCATAAACCGATTAAGCCCATAGTTAAAAAGATAGCGATATTACGGCGGCGGCTGCTACGCAGGTTTTTCTGAATAATAGGGAAGTACACATAATCCGTAAACCACCGTGTGAGCGTGATGTGCCAGCGTTGCCAAAACTCCGTCATGCTTTTTGCCAAATACGGAATGTTGAAATTTTTACTCAAGTTGAAGCCAAAAAGTTTTGCGGTACCTATGGCAATATCTGAATAACCCGAAAAATCGCCATAAATCTGAAAAAAGAAAAGTACTGAAGCATACAGCAATGATAAACTACCGTAGTCTTCCGGACTTGCATACACCATATTTACAACATAGGCGGCATTATCAGCAATTACCATTTTCTTAAAAAGCCCCCAAAGTATTTGGCGCAGGCCTTCTTTAACTTGAACGGTATCAAACGATCTTTTTTTGCTGAACTGCGGCAACAAATCTGAGGCTTTTTCAATGGGGCCTGCTACCAACTGCGGAAAGAAACTGACAAAGCACAAAAAATTTAGTAGATTTTTGGTGGGAGCAATTCTGTTTTTATAAACATCAATCGTATAGCTCATCGTTTGAAAAGTATAAAAACTGAGGCCCACGGGAAGAATCAGATTCAGCGTACTAAAGGCATATTCGCCCTGTTGCATATTAAAGAGAAGCGAAAAT
The Aequorivita iocasae genome window above contains:
- a CDS encoding acyloxyacyl hydrolase; the protein is MKQQLTLLLLGITFFSFAQTDSNWKKSAFTFTPEILLGLTMEANDGFPDTELQKQLIFNFGRHHINNPQQWAQRLKNPKTGISIGITDFGNLDSLGFALTAMPFIEFKAFKSEKWSVLTGMGASYFTKKFDAATNPQNQAVTTDITWAFRMYLYYQFLSNKNLDWRLGLGYSHHSNGHTRLLNQGYNSFLVSLSAAIKNPLKHPEIVSEGNLPVYKNTVYNYVAVRGGLGQNVFALAFNDKRNVYTIAGEYGRVYNNTFKIGLGFYYRFYQHYYDYINGNESLVQAGREFDYFRSDPWYYATNLGISLHGEIFLNHVGIDLQLGYNLHKPAYKLEWRINEGWDNTPREISQTWVLGELDGSYKRKHRISSRLGLKYYLIGMEKAPKNNFYLGAHLNANLGQADFTELSFGYVYSFNHRERN
- a CDS encoding alanine/glycine:cation symporter family protein; translated protein: MEKIDNFISELASFAWGLPLLVILIGGGLYLLIRIKFLPFRYLGHAFAVLRGKYDNENDAGEITHFQALTTALSATVGMGNIAGVAVAIAIGGPGAVFWMWVSAIIGMSTKFFTATLAILYRGKDSDGKIQGGPMYFITEGLGKKWMPLAILFSVAGLVGALPVFNVNQLTQAINDILLKPAGLYHGFKTDLIVGLVLATLTAIVILGGLSRISKTASKMVPAMVVLYFALVLIILIVHIEVVPSYLGLIFTDAFSASFYKGDAFLGGVIGGIILLGIRRGAFSNEAGIGTAPMAHGAAKTNEPIREGLVAMLGPAIDTLIICTLTALAILVTGVWQSSNANGVSLTSSAFEESIPVFGKYGLLACIAIFSISSLFSYSYYGSKCMSFLFGAKNKGIYNYFYILSILVGATTSLNMMINLIDTFFALMAIPTMTATIILAPKVINEAKIYFKKLKEY
- a CDS encoding MBOAT family O-acyltransferase, which produces MILLAASYFFYGLWDWRFLFLIVASSLVDYFAALAIKGTENNNKQKLFLYSSIAWNLGVLFLFKYYNFFIDEFSLLFNMQQGEYAFSTLNLILPVGLSFYTFQTMSYTIDVYKNRIAPTKNLLNFLCFVSFFPQLVAGPIEKASDLLPQFSKKRSFDTVQVKEGLRQILWGLFKKMVIADNAAYVVNMVYASPEDYGSLSLLYASVLFFFQIYGDFSGYSDIAIGTAKLFGFNLSKNFNIPYLAKSMTEFWQRWHITLTRWFTDYVYFPIIQKNLRSSRRRNIAIFLTMGLIGLWHGADWTFVIFGAFQGFLIVLERTPLTKKRKSSLFHNSERSNYLLPLFFILVLIFSAVLFRSLNINEAWIILHRIFSFIPSGEIGLIVNSSFLTFTILMLTLEIFTRNKDFPFSQLDKNIKRPLRWIIYYIFIFIIFQYAGFKEDFIYFQF